In a single window of the Coffea eugenioides isolate CCC68of chromosome 3, Ceug_1.0, whole genome shotgun sequence genome:
- the LOC113766448 gene encoding uncharacterized protein LOC113766448 — MANEGGASSQAFDLKLFTEAIKGELGRMMDQKLELMHQRIDSLELSHGSSKGSRGKAYAHESSDSNSDNNYEHKQSRSKRDARPSNDHIPGIKMKIPPFQGRSDPDAYLEWEKRIELVFDCNTYSEEQKVKLAVVEFTDYAVVWWDQLSTSRRRSREPTIQTWTELRRLMRKRFVPSHYYRDLYQKLQTLNQGARSVEDYHKEMEILMLRADIMEDREATMARFLNGLRPEIADQVELHHYVELGDLVEKAIKIERRIKRRGSTRSYYNFSPSYPRTTPPKKEDKGPSNSTPSRPRPDMTKWESKATPKTAIESSMGRNRDTRCFKCQGRGHIASQCPNQRTMIILPNGKVCSLIIDGGSCANVASALMVEKLALPTLRHPTPYRWQWLNDSGDVRVTKQVQIPFRIGKYEDVVLCNVVPMQACHILLGRPWQFDKGVTFDGITNKYSFKQGEKRIVLVPLTPIQVREDQENLIKESELENEKKKIEKIENSTENDKAEKIERKKDICIVSLLQDYEDVFPDEIPNGLPPIRGIEHQIDLVPGAPLPNRLAYKMGPDETKELQRQIEELLTKGWARESLSPCAVPVILVPKKDGSWRMCTDCRAVNAIAVKYRHPIPRLDDMSLDEHVEHVKLVLDVLRREKLYANLKKCSFCTDQLVFLGFVVSKQGIKVDEEKVKVIREWPTPSMVGEVRSFHGLVSFYRRFVKDFSTIAAPVTAVIKKNEPFVWGDAQERAFQILKHQLTHAPLLALPCFDKMFEIECDASRVGIGAILMQEGKPIAHFSEKLNGAALNYPTYDKELYSLIRALETWQHYLRPREFVIHTDHESLKHIKSQHKLNKRHVFMTLVVQQIKGNTQRWLDGTLWRG, encoded by the exons ATGGCTAACGAGGGGGGAGCAAGCTCCCAAGCTTTTGATCTTAAACTTTTCACAGAAGCAATCAAAGGCGAATTGGGACGCATGATGGACCAAAAACTTGAACTGATGCACCAACGCATTGACAGCTTAGAGTTGTCTCATGGAAGCTCCAAAGGCAGCCGTGGAAAGGCTTATGCACATGAGTCTAGCGACTCTAACTCAGACAACAACTATGAGCATAAGCAAAGTAGGTCCAAGCGTGATGCTAGGCCTTCAAATGACCACATTCCGGGCATAAAGATGAAAATTCCGCCCTTCCAAGGACGATCAGACCCTGATGCCTACTTAGAGTGGGAGAAGCGGATTGAACTTGTCTTCGATTGCAATACTTACTCGGAGGAGCAAAAGGTCAAGTTGGCCGTGGTcgaattcaccgactacgccgTTGTGTGGTGGGATCAACTCTCTACTAGTCGAAGGAGGAGTCGTGAACCTACCATACAAACTTGGACGGAGCTAAGACGACTAATGAGGAAGCGTTTCGTACCAAGTCACTACTACCGTGACTTGTACCAaaagcttcaaaccctcaaCCAAGGAGCACGAAGTGTCGAGGACTAtcacaaggaaatggaaatactcATGCTACGGGCAGACATCATGGAGGATCGAGAAGCAACAATGGCACGCTTCTTGAACGGATTAAGGCCCGAAATCGCTGATCAAGTGGAGTTACACCACTATGTGGAACTTGGGGACTTGGTGGAAAAGGCCATCAAGATTGAAAGGAGGATTAAGAGGAGGGGTTCGACTCGGAGTTACTACAACTTTTCACCCTCTTATCCCCGAACTACACCACCAAAGAAAGAGGATAAAGGGCCGAGTAATTCCACCCCTTCAAGACCGAGGCCGGATATGACTAAGTGGGAGTCTAAGGCAACGCCAAAGACTGCCATTGAGTCGAGCATGGGGCGAAATCGAGATACtagatgcttcaaatgccaaggccgAGGGCATATTGCTAGCCAATGCCCGAACCAACGCACTATGATCATCTTACCCAATG GCAAGGTATGTAGTTTGATCATAGATGGAGGTAGTTGTGCTAACGTCGCTAGTGccttgatggtggagaaactagcACTACCCACTCTACGACATCCAACACCTTATCGTTGGCAATGGTTGAATGATAGTGGGGATGTTCGTGTGACCAAGCAAGTCCAAATACCTTTCCGAATTGGAAAGTATGAGGACGTGGTGTTATGCAACGTGGTCCCTATGCAAGCATGTCACATACTATTGGGGAGACCATGGCAATTCGACAAGGGAGTTACATTTGATGGCATTACCAATAAATACTCCTTCAAGCAAGGCGAGAAGAGGATTGTGCTTGTGCCACTCACTCCTATCCAAGTTCGTGAAGATCAAGAAAACCTGATCAAGGAGAGTGAGCTtgagaatgagaagaaaaagatagaaaaaaTCGAGAACTCAACAGAAAATGATAAGGCCGAGaaaattgagagaaaaaaagaCATATG TATTGTCTCTCTTTTGCAGGATTATGAGGATGTCTTCCCCGATGAGATTCCAAATGGACTACCACCAATAAGGggaattgagcatcaaattgacTTGGTTCCAGGTGCCCCACTTCCTAACAGACTAGCCTACAAAATGGGACCAGATGAGACAAAGGAGCTCCAACGCCAAATCGAAGAGCTTCTAACAAAGGGATGGGCACGAGAAAGCTTGAGCCCATGTGCGGTTCCCGTCATCTTGGTGCctaaaaaggatggaagttggcgaATGTGTACTGACTGTAGGGCCGTTAATGCAATAGCGGTAAAATATCGTCACcctattcctagacttgatgatat GAGCTTAGATGAGCATGTTGAACATGTGAAGCTTGTTCTTGATGTACTTCGAAGGGAAAAGCTctatgctaaccttaagaagtgctccTTTTGTACTGATCAACTTGTCTTTCTAGGCTTTGTTGTGAGTAAACAGGGAATCAAAGTGGATGAGGAGAAGGTTAAAGTAATTCGAGAATGGCCTACTCCAAGCATGGTGGGTGAGGTACGCAGCTTCCATGGTCTTGTTAGTTTTTATAGACGATTTGTTAAAGATTTTAGTACCATTGCTGCACCTGTAACTGCagtaattaagaaaaatgagccatttGTGTGGGGTGATGCTCAAGAACGTGCTTTCCAAATACTTAAACATCAACTCACACACGCACCACTACTTGCATTGCCATGCTTTGACAAGATGTTTGAAATAGAGTGTGATGCATCTCGGGTGGGTATTGGAGCTATCCTAATGCAAGAGGGCAAACCAATTGCACACTTTAGTGAAAAACTCAATGGGGCAGCTTTGAACTATCCCACTTATGATAAGGAGTTGTACTCCTTAATCCGTGCTTTAGAAACTTGGCAACATTACTTGAGACCAAGGGAATTTGTCATACACACTGACCATGAGTCGCTTAAGCACATTAAGTCACAACACAAGTTGAATAAGCGTCAT GTATTTATGACTCTTGTGGTTCAGCAAATCAAG GGAAACACACAGAGGTGGCttgatgggacactttggcGTGGCTAA